One Streptomyces formicae genomic window, CTGGCCAGCTTCTTGCGCCAGCGGAAGAACCTCGGCGCCTCCTGGATCAGGACCAGGTCAGGGGAGCAGGCGGCGATGACCCTGGCGAGCGCGTCGGTGTCGTCGCGCATCGAGCGGATGTTGTAGCTGAGCACCCGGATGACGGCCGAACCGTCTGCTTCGGTGCGGGAGTTGGGAAGCGAGGAGGTCGAGCTCGTCGGCATGGCGATCAAGATACGCGAACGCCGGACGGGCTGGGGAGAACCAGCCCGTCCGGCGTTTGAGGACGAGCGCGCGGCGCGATGGGCGGCGCCCCCGTCACAGAGTCACATGACCGGATCGGGCTCCCGCGCCAGGTCCGCCGCGCCGACCAGGCCCGCCTTGTTGCCCAGCTGGGCGGCGATGACCTGGGCCTCGGGGCGCCAGTTGCTGCCCACCAGCCAGCGCTTGAAGGACTTGCGGATCGGGTCGAGGACCAGCTCGCCCTCGTCCGAGAGGCCGCCGCCGATGATGAAGGCGGACGGGTCAAAGAGCGAGGCCAGGTCGGCGAGACCGGCACCGGCCCAGCGGGCCAGCTCGCGGTAGGAGTCGACGGCGACCGCGTCGCCCTGCCGTGCGGCCATCGAGATGTGCTTGCCCTCGATGCCGTCGGGGGTGCCGTCGCCGAGCGAGAGCAGGTACTCGGCGTTCTCCGGGGTGGCGTTGGCGCGCTGCTTCGCGTACCGCACGAGGGCGCGGCCCGACGCGTACTGCTCCCAGCAGCCCTGGCTGCCGCAGCCGCAGAGCAGGCCGTCCGGGACCATCCGGATGTGGCCGAACTCGGCGGCCACGCCGAAGTGGCCGCGGCGCAGCTTGTTGCCGATGATGATGCCGCCGCCGAGGCCGGTGCCGAGCGTGATGCAGATGACGTTGCGGTGGCCCTTGCCGCCGCCGAACCGGTACTCGCCCCACGCGGCGGCGTTGGCGTCGTTCTCCACGACGACCGGGAGGCCGACGCGCTTCTCGACCTCGTCCTTGAGCGGTTCCTGGCGCCAGTCGATGTTGGGCGCGAAGTAGACCGTGGAGCGCTGGCGGTTGACGTAGCCGGCGGCGCCGATGCCGACGCCGACGATCTCGTGACCGGCCCGCGCGCCCTCCACGGCGGAGGCGATCGCGTCCACGATGGCCTCGGAAGTACCGGGGGTCGGCACCTTGAAGGTCGAGAGGATGGTGCCGTCCTCGTCGACCACGCCGGCCGCGATCTTCGTGCCGCCGATGTCGACGCCGATGGTGAGTCCCATGAATCCCTCAGTTCGATCGAGCCCCGCTACGGCCCACCGTACCCGAGGGGGGTCAGTCCAGATCGATGTGTTCGCCCGACGAGGGCCCCTCGTCGGGGCGGTCGTCGCCGCGCGCGCCGCCCCGTGCGCCGCCGCTCGCCTCGTCGTCGTCCCGGGTCCAGCGGCCCTCCTGTCCCGTGACCGCCGAGCGGTAGGCGGCGAGCAGCTCGGAGCCCGCGGCGGCGAGGTGGTCGAAGACGTCGGGGTTGCGCTCGATGACCGGCTCGACGACGGCCTTCGCCTCTCTGACGACCTGCTTCAGGGTCTGCTCGACGGCCCCCTGCGCGACGGCGCCGAGCAGCGGCGCCTGGAGCCCGGAGAGCTTGTCGGACACGGCGTCAACGAGCTTGCGCAGCTCCTCGGCGGCCGACCCGGGCGGCGGGCCGTACTGCGCGCGGCGCCGGGCCTTCTCCGCCGCGAGGTCCTCGGCGCACGCCTTCTCCCAGGCGTCGGCGTCGACTTCGGGGGTGTCCCGCTCGGTGGCATCGCTCATGTCTTACGACGTTACCCGAATGGCGGTAGCACGTTCACCGGTCGCGCGGCCACAGGTCCGGGTCGGGCGTGAACCGCACGCGCAGCTCGCCCTCGCGGAGCCCGGCGCCCGCGACGGTGCAGCGGCGCAGCGCGGACGGCAGGGTGACGATGCGGCGGAAGGGGCCCGCGGTGACGACGAGTTCGTCGCCGCGCCTGATGAGGCCGAGCTCCTCGCGTACGACACCGGGGAGCGGGATGTGCCACACGAACACGCGCCCGCCGCCGTCCTCGGCCGTGGCCTCGGTGACGGGCCAGGCGACGGGGCCGGGGGCGGCGTCCGGCGCGGGCACGCCGAGGGCGGCGAGCTCGTCGGCGCCGCGCGGGTCACGGCCCAGGTGCGGGACGCGGACGACCCGGTCGTACGCCGTCTCCCACTCCGCGAGCGTCTTGTGCTGCTGGGCCGCGAGCGCCGCGAGCCAGGTGTCGGCGGACGCGTCGGGCAGGATCCGGTTGGCGATCACGAGGTCGGTGCGCAGGCCGTGCAGGGCGAGTCCCGCGGTGGCGGCGCGCAGCGCGTCGGCGCCGCCGGGGCCCGGCCCCGCGACCAGGCGGACGGTGGTGTCCGGCGCCTCGACCAGGGCCTGGACGGCGGCGAGTTCGTCCTCCCAGCGGGCGGCCGTCTCGTACAGCCAGGCGGCGGGCATCGGGACGCCCGCGAGGCGGCCGAGCATCGGGCGCAGCGCGCGGGCCGCCTGCCGCTCGGGCGGGAGCAGCCTGCGCAGGTAGCGGCGGAGCTGCTCGGGAAGGGCGAGGGCGGCGAGGGCCTTGGGGGCGGCGGGCAGGTCGACGACCACGGTGTCGTGGGCGTCCTCGCGCGCGGCGTCCCGCAGGGCGCGCAGCAGGGCGAGCTCGTCGCCGCCGGGCAGCGGGGTCAACTCCTCGCCGTCGAGGCGGTCGGCGCCGAGCAGCTCGAAGACGGATCCGGCCCGCTCCTGGAGGGCGACCAGGTCGTCCCTGAACCGGTCGTCGGGGGTGAGCCGCAGCGCGGTGAGGCCGGGGTGCGCGTCCGGGGCGCCGAGCGCCGCACCGAGGGTGTCGGTGCGGTCGGCGGAGATCACCAGGGTCCTGCGGCCCGCGCGGGCGGCGGCGAGCGCGGT contains:
- a CDS encoding ROK family glucokinase: MGLTIGVDIGGTKIAAGVVDEDGTILSTFKVPTPGTSEAIVDAIASAVEGARAGHEIVGVGIGAAGYVNRQRSTVYFAPNIDWRQEPLKDEVEKRVGLPVVVENDANAAAWGEYRFGGGKGHRNVICITLGTGLGGGIIIGNKLRRGHFGVAAEFGHIRMVPDGLLCGCGSQGCWEQYASGRALVRYAKQRANATPENAEYLLSLGDGTPDGIEGKHISMAARQGDAVAVDSYRELARWAGAGLADLASLFDPSAFIIGGGLSDEGELVLDPIRKSFKRWLVGSNWRPEAQVIAAQLGNKAGLVGAADLAREPDPVM
- a CDS encoding DUF5304 domain-containing protein yields the protein MSDATERDTPEVDADAWEKACAEDLAAEKARRRAQYGPPPGSAAEELRKLVDAVSDKLSGLQAPLLGAVAQGAVEQTLKQVVREAKAVVEPVIERNPDVFDHLAAAGSELLAAYRSAVTGQEGRWTRDDDEASGGARGGARGDDRPDEGPSSGEHIDLD
- a CDS encoding ArsA family ATPase, whose translation is MRTLLVTGPGGAGRTTVAAATALAAARAGRRTLVISADRTDTLGAALGAPDAHPGLTALRLTPDDRFRDDLVALQERAGSVFELLGADRLDGEELTPLPGGDELALLRALRDAAREDAHDTVVVDLPAAPKALAALALPEQLRRYLRRLLPPERQAARALRPMLGRLAGVPMPAAWLYETAARWEDELAAVQALVEAPDTTVRLVAGPGPGGADALRAATAGLALHGLRTDLVIANRILPDASADTWLAALAAQQHKTLAEWETAYDRVVRVPHLGRDPRGADELAALGVPAPDAAPGPVAWPVTEATAEDGGGRVFVWHIPLPGVVREELGLIRRGDELVVTAGPFRRIVTLPSALRRCTVAGAGLREGELRVRFTPDPDLWPRDR